A single genomic interval of Stieleria maiorica harbors:
- a CDS encoding DUF11 domain-containing protein, which yields MKAFGVRLAAGAVTILLGAIMAAQAQKDQQASTESAWTEEQIPPAKAVAPIGSESGLQTAQAEDIEMLKPVGETDAGDDSKASPVRLVQHTESIDSMVLPEIPADAGDAPQPKTGVGGRSVMKMRLPSFDEAPAAGASADVAVTSDTPADDAGPSFSMGMPIADTPDASFPEQPQMSEITFAETPLDEPSADASTVGNNAAIDDLAGQPPANDLRGGTFADPADAAAAGPAAMLTPVTGDGADAEQPQFADAPAAAMATPEIALPEATTPEATLAQPSGTTMRIHRQPAMKLEMGAAQLPMQADAGQPAAAPAQPGAPAATMGIASQPQIVGNGAFADSPQLQNTTAPNHIGNASASPYGQPAAATADQRYSQPAGGFGAADQYPAAAPQLPAPPLPAASSAASALSMQQQSMQSQSLASPAATYASPGQPAGAAIYQGVGYQQTGAPLPAGPTLASPGERYLDGPQSPSVVIHKRAPEEVKVGKPASFVITVKNVGGSKALNVQVHDRVPNGMTLTDATPRPNPKYQPELYWELGDLEPNQERTITLQLTPEQEGELGSVARVTFEAAASVRTISTRPELQVVQLAPETVLIGQQLEIELEVSNPGTGEATGVILQEDVPAGLEHPQGTQLDNLIGTLGPGEIRRQVLRMRAVKPGIVQNLIRVKGDDGLETTHTIAVEVVAPELKATLTGPSRRFLERQATYELEIANVGTAEAQNVELSVQLDRGFTFVKTDFEGQYDASRHAVFWSLPALPVGQSGKVPLTLLPVEEGNRVLQTVATADLGIQTKSESQVEVASLAELTFSISDTADPIEIGGDTVYEIRISNTGSRDDTNVKVALQLPQGLQLVEQGDFTPQGQGIIAFSPRALLKANDEMVYRVKARGIAAGRHLVKAIVTSDQSNVPVTKEESIMVYADR from the coding sequence ATGAAAGCGTTTGGCGTACGACTCGCCGCAGGTGCTGTGACGATTTTGTTGGGGGCCATCATGGCCGCCCAAGCACAAAAGGACCAACAAGCGAGCACCGAATCGGCTTGGACCGAAGAGCAGATTCCACCGGCAAAGGCGGTTGCGCCGATCGGATCCGAATCCGGTCTGCAAACGGCCCAGGCAGAGGATATCGAAATGCTCAAACCGGTCGGAGAGACCGACGCCGGCGACGATTCAAAGGCCTCGCCGGTGCGTTTGGTCCAGCACACCGAGTCGATCGATTCGATGGTGCTGCCGGAAATCCCCGCGGACGCGGGCGATGCGCCGCAGCCGAAAACTGGCGTCGGCGGACGTTCGGTGATGAAGATGCGGCTGCCCAGTTTCGACGAAGCACCGGCGGCTGGCGCTTCGGCCGACGTGGCCGTGACGAGCGACACGCCCGCCGACGACGCCGGACCCTCGTTCTCCATGGGAATGCCGATCGCAGACACCCCGGACGCGTCGTTTCCCGAACAACCGCAGATGTCCGAGATCACCTTCGCCGAGACACCGCTAGATGAACCATCGGCAGACGCATCCACGGTGGGCAACAATGCCGCCATTGATGACCTGGCCGGCCAGCCGCCCGCCAACGATCTGCGTGGTGGCACCTTTGCCGACCCGGCCGATGCCGCTGCGGCCGGTCCCGCCGCCATGTTGACACCGGTAACCGGCGACGGCGCCGATGCCGAGCAGCCACAGTTTGCCGACGCACCCGCTGCCGCGATGGCGACGCCCGAAATAGCGTTGCCCGAGGCAACGACGCCCGAGGCTACCCTGGCCCAGCCGTCCGGGACCACGATGCGGATCCATCGCCAGCCCGCGATGAAGTTGGAGATGGGGGCCGCGCAGTTGCCGATGCAAGCCGATGCGGGACAGCCGGCCGCTGCACCGGCGCAACCCGGCGCGCCTGCGGCAACGATGGGGATCGCTTCACAACCACAGATCGTTGGCAACGGGGCGTTTGCCGATTCGCCACAACTGCAAAACACGACAGCACCAAACCACATCGGGAACGCCAGCGCGTCGCCCTACGGTCAGCCCGCCGCTGCCACTGCTGATCAACGTTATTCTCAACCGGCCGGCGGATTTGGTGCCGCTGACCAATACCCTGCCGCCGCACCCCAATTGCCTGCTCCGCCATTACCTGCGGCCTCTTCCGCGGCGTCGGCCCTGTCGATGCAACAACAATCAATGCAATCCCAGTCGCTAGCTTCACCGGCGGCCACCTATGCGAGTCCAGGCCAACCGGCCGGCGCTGCGATTTACCAGGGTGTCGGGTACCAACAAACCGGCGCTCCGCTGCCCGCCGGCCCCACGTTGGCTTCGCCCGGCGAACGCTATCTGGACGGTCCACAATCTCCGTCGGTCGTGATCCACAAGCGAGCACCCGAGGAAGTGAAGGTCGGAAAGCCGGCTTCGTTCGTCATCACCGTCAAGAACGTCGGCGGTTCAAAAGCGTTGAACGTCCAGGTCCACGATCGTGTTCCCAACGGAATGACGTTGACCGATGCGACGCCGCGTCCCAACCCGAAGTACCAACCCGAGCTGTATTGGGAGCTGGGTGATCTGGAGCCAAACCAAGAACGCACGATCACGCTGCAGTTGACACCCGAGCAAGAAGGGGAGTTGGGCAGCGTGGCCCGCGTCACCTTTGAAGCCGCCGCATCGGTGCGAACGATCAGCACGCGACCAGAACTGCAGGTCGTCCAACTCGCACCGGAAACGGTTCTGATTGGACAACAACTTGAAATCGAATTAGAAGTCAGCAACCCCGGCACCGGCGAAGCGACCGGCGTGATTCTGCAGGAAGACGTGCCGGCCGGACTGGAGCATCCCCAGGGGACTCAGTTGGACAACTTGATCGGCACGCTCGGTCCGGGAGAAATCCGCCGTCAGGTGTTGCGGATGCGAGCGGTCAAACCGGGGATCGTGCAGAACCTGATTCGCGTTAAAGGCGACGACGGATTGGAGACCACGCATACGATCGCGGTCGAGGTTGTCGCGCCGGAATTGAAGGCGACGTTGACCGGACCATCGCGTCGCTTCCTGGAACGCCAAGCCACCTACGAATTGGAGATCGCCAACGTGGGGACGGCCGAGGCGCAAAACGTCGAATTGAGCGTCCAGCTGGATCGCGGATTCACGTTCGTCAAAACAGACTTCGAAGGACAATACGATGCATCGCGGCACGCGGTGTTCTGGTCGCTGCCCGCATTGCCGGTCGGTCAGTCCGGGAAGGTGCCGTTGACGCTGCTGCCGGTCGAAGAAGGCAACCGCGTGTTGCAAACCGTGGCGACGGCCGACTTGGGAATTCAAACCAAATCGGAAAGCCAAGTCGAAGTGGCATCGCTAGCGGAATTGACGTTTTCGATCAGCGACACGGCCGACCCGATCGAAATCGGCGGCGACACCGTTTACGAGATTCGAATCAGCAACACCGGATCGCGCGACGACACCAACGTCAAGGTCGCGTTGCAGCTGCCGCAAGGGCTGCAGTTGGTCGAACAAGGTGACTTCACGCCTCAGGGGCAAGGCATCATCGCCTTCTCGCCGCGGGCGTTGCTGAAGGCCAATGACGAAATGGTGTACCGAGTCAAAGCCCGGGGCATCGCCGCGGGGCGTCATTTGGTCAAAGCGATCGTCACCAGCGATCAATCCAACGTGCCGGTGACCAAAGAAGAGAGCATCATGGTCTACGCCGACCGCTAA